Proteins co-encoded in one Actinomadura luteofluorescens genomic window:
- a CDS encoding cobyrinate a,c-diamide synthase: MIPRLVVAAPASGTGKTTVATGLIAALRARGLAVSPHKVGPDYIDPGYHALAAGRPGRNLDPWLTGEERVAPLFLHGAAGCDVAVVEGVMGLFDGRGDTGFASTAHVARLLSAPVVLVVDAARQSRSVAALVHGFATFEPGVRIGGVVLNRVGSERHEELCRGALEATGVPVLGAIRRDDAVVTPSRHLGLIPAAERGAEAVRAVERLGALVERSCDVDALLRLAGTAPPLPGPAWDPSEQVAPVKGGPVVAVAGGAAFTFSYAEHVELLRAAGADVAVFDPLRDEALPDGTGALVIGGGFPEVHAAELAANAPMLAEVAAFPGPIAAECAGLLYLCEELDGRAMCGRVPGRARMTSRLTLGYREAVAVAESPLTRPGERFRGHEFHRTELDTQAGPLFRWRDGRDGYGDDRITASYLHLHWAGFPDAAQRLVSSSRSPSVLR, encoded by the coding sequence GTGATCCCCCGGCTCGTGGTCGCGGCGCCCGCGTCCGGCACGGGCAAGACGACCGTGGCGACCGGCCTGATCGCGGCGCTGCGGGCGCGCGGCCTCGCCGTGTCGCCGCACAAGGTCGGTCCCGACTACATCGACCCCGGCTACCACGCGCTCGCGGCGGGGCGGCCCGGCCGCAACCTCGACCCGTGGCTCACCGGCGAGGAACGGGTGGCGCCGCTGTTCCTGCACGGCGCCGCCGGCTGCGACGTGGCGGTGGTCGAAGGCGTGATGGGCCTGTTCGACGGGCGCGGCGACACGGGGTTCGCGTCCACGGCGCACGTCGCGCGACTGCTCTCGGCGCCGGTCGTGCTGGTCGTGGACGCCGCGCGGCAGAGCCGGTCGGTGGCGGCGCTCGTGCACGGTTTCGCGACGTTCGAGCCGGGGGTGCGGATCGGCGGCGTCGTCCTCAACCGGGTCGGCTCGGAGCGGCACGAGGAGCTGTGCCGGGGCGCGCTGGAGGCGACTGGCGTGCCGGTGCTCGGCGCGATCCGGCGGGACGACGCGGTCGTCACCCCGTCCCGCCACCTCGGGCTGATCCCGGCGGCCGAGCGGGGCGCGGAGGCCGTCCGGGCGGTGGAGCGGCTCGGCGCGCTGGTGGAGCGGTCCTGCGACGTGGACGCCCTGCTGCGCCTGGCTGGCACCGCTCCCCCGCTGCCGGGCCCCGCGTGGGATCCGTCCGAGCAGGTCGCGCCGGTCAAGGGCGGGCCGGTCGTCGCGGTCGCGGGCGGGGCGGCGTTCACCTTCTCCTATGCCGAGCACGTGGAGCTGCTGCGCGCGGCGGGCGCCGACGTGGCCGTCTTCGACCCGCTGCGGGACGAGGCCCTGCCGGACGGGACGGGCGCGCTCGTCATCGGCGGCGGCTTCCCCGAGGTCCATGCCGCCGAGCTGGCCGCCAACGCGCCGATGCTCGCCGAGGTCGCGGCGTTCCCCGGTCCGATCGCCGCGGAGTGCGCCGGTCTCCTCTACCTGTGCGAGGAACTCGACGGCCGGGCGATGTGCGGGCGGGTGCCGGGACGCGCGCGGATGACGTCCCGGCTGACGCTCGGCTACCGGGAGGCGGTGGCGGTGGCCGAGTCGCCGCTGACCCGCCCGGGCGAGCGGTTCCGCGGCCACGAGTTCCACCGGACGGAGCTGGACACGCAGGCCGGGCCGCTGTTCCGGTGGCGGGACGGCCGCGACGGGTACGGCGACGACCGGATCACCGCCTCCTACCTGCACCTGCACTGGGCGGGGTTCCCGGACGCGGCTCAGCGGCTGGTGTCGTCCTCCAGGTCGCCCTCCGTCTTGAGGTAG
- a CDS encoding histidine phosphatase family protein, with product MPRHRHRRERAALTGVLFVRHATSAGMRQARFPADPAADPSGLARARALAGALPGGAAWTSPARAARETCAALGLDARPAAALAEADHGSWAGLRLADADPDALAAWLADPDAAPHGGESRSALAARVAAWLGGGPSGVAVCDAGVIRAALAHALGVGVLAADRIDLAPLSTTRLAAAGYGWRVAHVNRKVQV from the coding sequence GTGCCCCGGCACCGGCACCGGCGTGAGCGGGCCGCCCTGACCGGAGTGCTGTTCGTCCGGCACGCGACGTCGGCGGGGATGCGGCAGGCCCGCTTCCCCGCCGATCCCGCCGCCGACCCGTCCGGCCTGGCGAGGGCGAGGGCCCTGGCCGGGGCACTGCCGGGCGGGGCGGCGTGGACGTCGCCCGCCCGCGCCGCCCGGGAGACCTGCGCCGCGCTCGGCCTCGACGCCCGCCCGGCCGCGGCGCTCGCCGAGGCCGACCACGGCTCCTGGGCGGGCCTGCGCCTCGCCGACGCCGATCCGGACGCGCTGGCCGCCTGGCTGGCGGACCCGGACGCCGCGCCCCACGGCGGGGAGAGCCGGTCGGCGCTCGCGGCGCGGGTCGCGGCGTGGCTCGGCGGCGGCCCGTCCGGCGTCGCCGTCTGCGACGCGGGCGTGATCCGGGCGGCGCTCGCCCACGCGCTCGGCGTCGGCGTCCTCGCGGCCGACCGGATCGATCTCGCGCCGCTGTCCACCACGAGGCTCGCCGCCGCCGGGTACGGCTGGCGGGTCGCCCATGTCAACCGGAAGGTCCAGGTGTGA
- a CDS encoding class I SAM-dependent methyltransferase, which translates to MIKQETGPPSSLDEVRGWFPKIDQLLFTWFLERQERLGQRGDLVELGSYLGKSAILMGRHLRDGETFTVCDLFDDDAPDDSNRAEMQGSYSTLTRQAFESNYQAFHDRLPEIVQGPTSLILDHVQPETCRFVHVDASHLYEHVHADIQAAHVLLPAGGLIVCDDYRSEHTPGVSAAVWESVATDGLRPICVTTQKLYGTWGDADAVQDDLLDWLATREDAWHEIQQVAGRRLVRVKGKGATRPPNETGRLKERLARAEKRLARAEDRLARARGELEAVRGSVSFRVGRAATALPRALRGGRGR; encoded by the coding sequence ATGATCAAGCAAGAGACCGGCCCGCCCTCCTCCCTCGACGAGGTCCGGGGGTGGTTCCCGAAGATCGACCAGCTGCTCTTCACCTGGTTCCTGGAACGCCAGGAGCGGCTCGGCCAGCGCGGCGACCTGGTGGAGCTCGGCTCCTACCTCGGCAAGAGCGCCATCCTCATGGGCCGCCACCTGCGGGACGGCGAGACCTTCACCGTCTGCGACCTGTTCGACGACGACGCCCCCGACGACTCCAACCGGGCGGAGATGCAGGGGTCCTACTCGACCCTGACCCGCCAGGCCTTCGAGTCGAACTACCAGGCCTTCCACGACCGGCTCCCGGAGATCGTCCAGGGGCCGACCTCGCTGATCCTGGACCACGTCCAGCCGGAGACCTGCCGGTTCGTGCACGTGGACGCGTCCCACCTGTACGAGCACGTCCACGCCGACATCCAGGCGGCGCACGTGCTGCTTCCCGCCGGGGGCCTCATCGTGTGCGACGACTACCGGTCCGAGCACACCCCCGGGGTCTCCGCCGCGGTGTGGGAGTCGGTCGCCACCGACGGCCTGCGCCCGATCTGCGTCACGACGCAGAAGCTCTACGGCACCTGGGGCGACGCCGACGCGGTCCAGGACGACCTCCTGGACTGGCTGGCGACGAGGGAGGACGCCTGGCACGAGATCCAGCAGGTGGCCGGGCGGCGGCTCGTCCGCGTCAAGGGCAAGGGGGCGACGCGCCCGCCGAACGAGACGGGCAGGCTGAAGGAGCGGCTCGCGCGGGCGGAGAAGCGGCTCGCACGCGCGGAGGACAGGCTGGCCCGCGCGCGCGGCGAGCTGGAAGCCGTCCGCGGCTCGGTCAGTTTCAGGGTCGGCCGGGCCGCCACCGCCCTCCCGCGCGCCCTGCGCGGCGGCCGCGGCCGGTAG
- a CDS encoding CbtA family protein, producing the protein MVRTLLVRGLLLGLLAGLVAGVFAFAVGEPRIDDAIALENAAAAPGHGAAAEPESATHGHESGTHEQETGKHEHGEEVSRGTQKAGLFLATGLYGLAVGGVFALAFAGLRGRVGPRSDAALALAAAGTAFAAVIVVPFLKYPANPPAVGDPETINTRTLLYLAMIGVGLLSTAIAVTTARSVRGGPWARWPAAVLAFVVPVAVASLLLPTVDEVPDGFPATLLWQFRITSLGTQLVFWASFGTLFGWFCDRAARAPAPAPA; encoded by the coding sequence ATGGTGCGCACCCTGCTGGTCAGGGGCCTTCTTCTGGGCCTGCTGGCCGGTCTCGTCGCGGGCGTCTTCGCCTTCGCGGTCGGCGAACCCCGCATCGACGACGCGATCGCCCTGGAGAACGCCGCCGCCGCGCCCGGGCACGGCGCGGCGGCCGAGCCCGAGTCCGCAACACACGGGCACGAGTCCGGAACACACGAACAGGAGACCGGAAAGCACGAGCACGGCGAGGAGGTGAGCCGCGGCACGCAGAAGGCCGGGCTCTTCCTCGCCACGGGTCTGTACGGCCTCGCGGTGGGCGGCGTGTTCGCGCTGGCCTTCGCGGGGCTGCGGGGGCGCGTCGGGCCGCGCTCGGACGCCGCGCTCGCGCTCGCCGCCGCCGGGACGGCCTTCGCCGCCGTCATCGTCGTGCCGTTCCTGAAGTATCCGGCGAACCCGCCCGCGGTGGGCGACCCGGAGACGATCAACACCCGCACCCTGCTGTACCTGGCGATGATCGGGGTCGGGCTGCTGTCCACCGCCATCGCGGTGACCACGGCGCGCAGCGTGCGCGGCGGGCCGTGGGCGCGGTGGCCGGCGGCCGTGCTGGCGTTCGTCGTGCCGGTGGCGGTGGCGTCCCTGCTGCTGCCCACCGTCGACGAGGTGCCGGACGGGTTCCCCGCCACGCTGCTGTGGCAGTTCCGCATCACCTCGCTCGGGACGCAGCTGGTGTTCTGGGCGTCCTTCGGGACCCTGTTCGGGTGGTTCTGCGACCGGGCCGCCCGTGCCCCGGCACCGGCACCGGCGTGA
- the cobO gene encoding cob(I)yrinic acid a,c-diamide adenosyltransferase, which produces MPQGKPVSVPDDGLTTRQRRNRPLLIVHTGPGKGKSTAAFGMALRAWNQGWPVGVFQFVKSAKWRIGEERALRVLGESGEGGPVAWHKMGEGWSWIQRPGSEEDHAADAREGWAQIKRDLAAETYRFYVLDEFTYPLKWGWLDLDDVVGTLTARPGTQHVVVTGRDAPGPLVEAADLVTEMGKVRHPMDAGQKGQRGIEW; this is translated from the coding sequence ATGCCCCAGGGAAAGCCCGTGTCCGTCCCCGACGACGGCCTCACCACGCGGCAGCGCCGCAACCGGCCCCTGCTGATCGTCCACACCGGCCCCGGGAAGGGGAAGTCGACGGCGGCGTTCGGGATGGCGCTGCGGGCGTGGAACCAGGGCTGGCCCGTCGGGGTGTTCCAGTTCGTGAAGTCGGCGAAGTGGCGGATCGGCGAGGAGCGGGCGCTGCGCGTGCTCGGGGAGAGCGGCGAGGGCGGTCCGGTCGCCTGGCACAAGATGGGCGAGGGCTGGTCGTGGATCCAGCGCCCCGGCAGCGAGGAGGACCACGCGGCCGACGCCCGCGAGGGCTGGGCGCAGATCAAGCGGGACCTGGCCGCCGAGACGTACCGTTTCTATGTGCTCGACGAGTTCACCTATCCGCTCAAGTGGGGCTGGCTCGACCTGGACGACGTGGTCGGGACCCTCACCGCGCGTCCCGGGACCCAGCACGTCGTCGTCACCGGCCGTGACGCGCCCGGCCCGCTGGTCGAGGCCGCCGACCTGGTGACGGAGATGGGAAAGGTCCGGCATCCGATGGACGCCGGGCAGAAGGGCCAGCGGGGCATCGAGTGGTGA
- a CDS encoding VWA domain-containing protein, translating into MNVAYPFSAVVGLDDLKLALLLNAVSPRVGGVLVRGEKGTAKSTIVRALAAQLPAVDTVPGCRFACDPVAPDPSCPDGPHEPGGPAVRRPSALVELPVGASEDRLAGSLDVERALTEGVKAFEPGLLAAAHRGVLYVDEVNLLHDHLVDLLLDAAALGTCYVERESVSVRHAARFLLVGTMNPEEGELRPQLLDRFGLTVEVRASRDPRERAEVVRRRLAFEADPAAFAARWEDAEAELAERISAARERLADVGLPDARLEQIAAVCAGFEVDGLRADLVTANAALAHAAWRGRDVVTDEDVRAAARLSLPHRRRRDPFDAPGLDESLLDELLDSTSPGDDPPPDGGGGGKPPSQRHDGGQGPAPSPDAGPEQGAGSDQGAGSERGAGSERDAASERGAGPEQGGGPEQGAGLEQDGGPGGGVRVASVGVPHAVPLLEVPGVGEGAAGRRSRSRTARGRVTGARRPAAKVRDPHVVATLLAAAPRQRARGRSGAGLVLRPDDLREAVREGREGNLVLFVVDASGSMAARRRMTTVKTAVLSLLLDAYQRRDKVGLVTFRGRTAELVLPPTSSVEAGAARLRSLPTGGRTPLAAGLARAAEVLRAERLRDPARRPLLVVVTDGRATAGGDVDRAAGLLAGTAGIVVDCEDGPVRLGLAGRLAVRLGARLVPLGDLDGIVRAHRGLDGGKAA; encoded by the coding sequence GTGAACGTCGCCTATCCGTTCAGCGCCGTCGTCGGGCTGGACGACCTGAAGCTGGCGCTGCTGCTCAACGCCGTCTCGCCGCGGGTCGGGGGTGTGCTGGTGCGCGGCGAGAAGGGCACCGCCAAGTCGACGATCGTGCGCGCCCTGGCCGCGCAGCTCCCCGCCGTGGACACGGTGCCGGGCTGCCGGTTCGCCTGCGACCCGGTGGCGCCCGACCCGTCCTGCCCGGACGGTCCGCACGAACCGGGCGGACCGGCGGTGCGGCGGCCGTCCGCGCTGGTGGAGCTGCCGGTGGGGGCCTCGGAGGACCGGCTCGCCGGGTCGCTGGACGTCGAGCGCGCCCTGACCGAGGGCGTCAAGGCGTTCGAGCCGGGGCTGCTCGCGGCGGCCCACCGCGGCGTCCTGTACGTGGACGAGGTCAACCTTCTGCACGACCATCTGGTGGACCTCCTGCTGGACGCCGCCGCGCTCGGCACCTGCTACGTGGAGCGAGAGTCGGTGTCGGTGCGGCACGCCGCGCGGTTCCTGCTGGTCGGGACGATGAACCCCGAGGAGGGCGAGCTGCGCCCCCAGCTCCTCGACCGCTTCGGGCTGACGGTCGAGGTGCGGGCGTCGCGGGACCCGAGGGAGCGGGCCGAGGTCGTGCGGCGGCGGCTGGCGTTCGAGGCCGACCCGGCCGCGTTCGCCGCGCGCTGGGAGGACGCCGAGGCGGAGCTGGCGGAGCGCATCTCGGCCGCGCGGGAGAGGCTCGCCGACGTCGGCCTGCCGGACGCGCGGCTGGAGCAGATCGCGGCCGTGTGCGCGGGCTTCGAGGTCGACGGGCTGCGCGCCGACCTGGTCACGGCGAACGCCGCGCTCGCGCACGCCGCGTGGCGGGGACGCGACGTGGTGACGGACGAGGACGTGCGCGCGGCGGCCCGGCTGTCGCTGCCGCATCGGCGCAGGCGGGACCCGTTCGACGCCCCCGGCCTGGACGAGTCCCTGCTCGACGAGCTGCTCGACAGTACGTCCCCCGGCGACGACCCTCCCCCGGACGGCGGGGGTGGCGGGAAGCCCCCGTCCCAGCGGCACGACGGCGGGCAGGGCCCGGCCCCGTCACCGGACGCGGGCCCCGAGCAAGGCGCAGGCTCCGACCAGGGCGCGGGCTCGGAGCGAGGCGCGGGCTCGGAACGGGACGCGGCCTCGGAGCGAGGCGCGGGCCCTGAGCAGGGCGGAGGCCCCGAGCAAGGTGCGGGCCTGGAGCAGGACGGGGGGCCCGGGGGCGGGGTGCGGGTCGCGTCGGTCGGCGTGCCGCACGCCGTGCCGCTGCTGGAGGTGCCGGGCGTCGGCGAGGGTGCCGCGGGACGGCGGTCGCGCTCGCGGACGGCGCGGGGCCGGGTCACCGGTGCGCGGCGCCCGGCCGCGAAGGTCCGCGACCCCCACGTGGTGGCGACGCTGCTGGCCGCCGCGCCGCGGCAGCGGGCGCGGGGCCGGTCCGGCGCCGGTCTCGTGCTGCGCCCGGACGATCTGCGGGAGGCGGTCCGCGAGGGCCGCGAGGGGAACCTGGTGCTGTTCGTCGTGGACGCGAGCGGCTCGATGGCCGCGCGCCGGCGCATGACGACGGTGAAGACGGCCGTCCTCAGCCTGCTGCTGGACGCCTACCAGCGCCGCGACAAGGTCGGCCTGGTCACCTTCCGCGGGCGGACCGCCGAGCTGGTCCTGCCGCCGACGTCGTCGGTCGAGGCGGGCGCGGCGCGGCTGCGGTCCCTGCCGACCGGGGGCCGCACGCCGCTGGCGGCCGGGCTCGCGCGCGCGGCGGAGGTGCTGCGCGCCGAGCGGCTGCGCGACCCGGCGCGGCGGCCGCTGCTCGTGGTCGTCACCGACGGGCGGGCTACCGCCGGAGGCGACGTGGACCGGGCCGCCGGGCTGCTGGCCGGCACCGCCGGGATCGTCGTGGACTGCGAGGACGGCCCGGTCCGGCTCGGCCTCGCGGGGCGGCTCGCGGTCCGGCTCGGGGCGCGGCTCGTCCCGCTCGGCGACCTCGACGGGATCGTCCGCGCCCACCGCGGACTCGACGGTGGAAAGGCGGCCTGA
- the cobN gene encoding cobaltochelatase subunit CobN — protein sequence MPEHSRTVLLLSTSDTDLLSARASGAAYRLGNPARLTAADLPELTEGADLVVVRLLGGRRAWEDGLGALLAGLRPVVVLGGEQAPDAELMELSTVSGGVCAEAHAYLAHGGPANLAELHAFLSDTVLLTGRGFAPPAPAPAWGRLDRAARDGGGPVVGVLYYRAHHMAGNTAFVEALCTAVEDAGGRAMPVFCSSLRTAEPELLDTLRQADALVVTVLAAGGSRPATAGAGGDDEAWDVGALAALDVPILQGLCLTTSRSEWEGSDDGLSPLDAASQVAIPEFDGRIITVPFSFKEIDEDGLTVYAADPERAARVAGIAVRHGRLRHTPAAARRLVVMLSAYPTKHARVGNAVGLDTPASTVRLLARLRDAGYDLGEGFPGVGGQDGDALVHALIAAGGQDEDWLTEEQLAGNPVRISAASYERWYRTLPAGLREGMERHWGPPPGELFVQDGDIVLAALRAGNLVVMVQPPRGFGQNPIAIYHDPDLPPSHHYLAAYRWLSDEFGAHAIVHVGKHGNLEWLPGKAAGMSASCGTDAALGDVPLVYPFLVNDPGEGTQAKRRAHAVLVDHMVPPMARAETYGDIARLEQLLDEHATIAAMDPAKLPAIRAQIWTLIQAAKLDHDLGLDDRPHDTEFDDFLLHVDGWLCEVKDAQIRDGLHVLGQAPTGAVRVDLVLAMLRARQMWSGRETLPGLREALGLSEAGGEALADVDAAEAAARSLVQAMEDAGWAVDAAREAARDVPAENREAVTRVLEFAAAEIVPRLARTSDELDHVLHALDGGYVPAGPSGSPLRGLVNVLPTGRNFYSVDPRAVPSRLAWETGQAMADSLLERYRADHGEWPRSVGLSVWGTSAMRTAGDDVAEVLALLGVRPAWDEASRRVTALEPVPLAELGRPRIDVTVRISGFFRDAFPHVVAMLDDAVRLVAGLDEPDADNHVRAHVRADRERHGDERRATLRVFGSAPGAYGAGLLPLIDSRNWRDDADLAEVYAVWGGHAYGRDLDGVPARADMESAYRRIAVAAKNVDTREHDIADSDDYFQYHGGMIATVRALTGKAPEAYVGDSTRPDAVRTRTLSEETARIFRARVVNPQWLAAMRRHGYKGAFELAATVDYLFGYDATTGVMADWMYDRLTAAYVLDEENRAFMAESNPWALHGIAERLLEAAERGMWEHPDPTVLQGLQEVYLKTEGDLEDDTSR from the coding sequence GTGCCCGAGCACAGCCGCACGGTCCTGTTGCTGTCGACGTCCGACACCGATCTGCTGAGCGCCCGCGCGTCCGGCGCCGCCTACCGGCTCGGCAACCCCGCGCGGCTCACCGCCGCCGACCTGCCCGAGCTCACCGAGGGCGCCGACCTCGTCGTGGTGCGGCTGCTCGGCGGCCGGCGCGCCTGGGAGGACGGGCTCGGCGCGCTGCTCGCGGGCCTCCGGCCGGTCGTCGTCCTCGGCGGCGAGCAGGCCCCCGACGCCGAGCTGATGGAGCTGTCCACGGTCAGCGGCGGGGTGTGCGCCGAGGCGCACGCCTACCTCGCGCACGGCGGTCCCGCCAACCTCGCCGAGCTGCACGCGTTCCTGTCCGACACCGTGCTGCTGACCGGGCGCGGCTTCGCCCCGCCGGCGCCGGCGCCGGCCTGGGGACGGCTCGACCGCGCCGCCCGCGACGGCGGCGGACCCGTGGTCGGCGTGCTCTACTACCGCGCCCACCACATGGCGGGCAACACCGCGTTCGTCGAGGCGCTGTGCACGGCCGTGGAGGACGCGGGCGGTCGCGCGATGCCGGTGTTCTGCTCGTCGCTGCGCACCGCCGAGCCCGAGCTGCTCGACACGCTCCGCCAGGCGGACGCCCTGGTGGTGACGGTGCTCGCGGCGGGCGGGTCGCGGCCCGCGACGGCCGGGGCGGGCGGCGACGACGAGGCCTGGGACGTGGGCGCGCTCGCCGCGCTGGACGTCCCGATACTGCAGGGCCTCTGCCTCACCACGAGCCGGTCCGAGTGGGAGGGCAGCGACGACGGGCTGTCGCCGCTGGACGCGGCGTCGCAGGTCGCGATCCCCGAGTTCGACGGGCGGATCATCACGGTCCCGTTCTCGTTCAAGGAGATCGACGAGGACGGGCTCACCGTCTACGCCGCCGACCCCGAGCGCGCCGCGCGGGTCGCGGGGATCGCCGTCCGGCACGGCCGGCTCCGCCACACCCCGGCCGCCGCCCGCCGCCTCGTCGTGATGCTGTCGGCGTACCCGACCAAGCACGCCCGCGTCGGCAACGCCGTCGGCCTCGACACCCCGGCGAGCACCGTCCGGCTGCTGGCCCGGCTCCGCGACGCGGGCTACGACCTGGGGGAGGGCTTCCCCGGCGTCGGCGGGCAGGACGGCGACGCCCTCGTCCACGCGCTCATCGCGGCGGGCGGGCAGGACGAGGACTGGCTCACCGAGGAGCAGCTCGCGGGCAACCCCGTCCGCATCTCCGCCGCGTCCTACGAGCGCTGGTACCGCACCCTGCCCGCCGGCCTGCGCGAGGGGATGGAGCGGCACTGGGGCCCGCCGCCCGGGGAGCTGTTCGTCCAGGACGGCGACATCGTCCTCGCCGCCCTGCGCGCCGGCAACCTCGTCGTCATGGTGCAGCCGCCGCGCGGCTTCGGGCAGAACCCCATCGCGATCTACCACGACCCCGACCTGCCGCCCAGCCACCACTACCTGGCCGCCTACCGGTGGCTGTCGGACGAGTTCGGCGCGCACGCGATCGTCCACGTCGGTAAGCACGGCAACCTGGAGTGGCTGCCCGGCAAGGCGGCGGGCATGTCGGCGTCGTGCGGCACCGACGCGGCGCTCGGCGACGTCCCGCTGGTCTACCCGTTCCTCGTCAACGACCCCGGCGAGGGCACGCAGGCCAAGCGCCGCGCGCACGCCGTCCTCGTCGACCACATGGTCCCGCCGATGGCCCGCGCCGAGACCTACGGCGACATCGCCCGCCTCGAACAGCTCCTCGACGAGCACGCGACGATCGCCGCGATGGACCCGGCGAAGCTGCCCGCGATCCGCGCCCAGATCTGGACGCTCATCCAGGCCGCCAAGCTCGACCACGACCTCGGCCTGGACGACCGCCCGCACGACACCGAGTTCGACGACTTCCTCCTGCACGTCGACGGCTGGCTGTGCGAGGTGAAGGACGCGCAGATCCGCGACGGCCTGCACGTCCTCGGCCAGGCGCCCACCGGCGCGGTCCGCGTCGACCTGGTGCTGGCCATGCTCCGCGCCCGCCAGATGTGGTCGGGCCGCGAGACGCTGCCGGGCCTGCGGGAGGCGCTCGGGCTCAGCGAGGCCGGCGGCGAGGCGCTCGCCGACGTCGACGCCGCCGAGGCCGCCGCCCGTTCCCTCGTCCAGGCCATGGAGGACGCCGGCTGGGCCGTGGACGCGGCCCGGGAGGCCGCCCGGGACGTTCCGGCGGAGAACCGCGAAGCCGTGACGCGGGTCCTGGAGTTCGCGGCCGCCGAGATCGTCCCGCGCCTGGCCCGCACGTCCGACGAGCTCGACCACGTCCTGCACGCCCTTGACGGCGGCTACGTCCCGGCGGGCCCGAGCGGGTCGCCGCTGCGCGGCCTCGTCAACGTCCTGCCGACCGGCCGCAACTTCTACTCGGTCGACCCGCGCGCCGTCCCGAGCCGCCTCGCCTGGGAGACCGGGCAGGCGATGGCCGACTCGCTCCTGGAGCGCTACCGCGCCGACCACGGGGAGTGGCCGCGCTCGGTCGGGCTGTCGGTGTGGGGGACGAGCGCCATGCGCACGGCGGGCGACGACGTGGCCGAGGTCCTCGCGCTGCTCGGCGTCCGCCCGGCCTGGGACGAGGCGTCCCGCCGCGTCACGGCGCTGGAGCCGGTCCCGCTCGCCGAGCTGGGCCGGCCGCGCATCGACGTCACCGTCCGCATCAGCGGCTTCTTCCGGGACGCGTTCCCGCACGTCGTCGCCATGCTGGACGACGCCGTCCGGCTCGTCGCCGGGCTGGACGAGCCGGACGCCGACAACCACGTCCGCGCCCATGTGCGGGCCGACCGGGAGCGGCACGGCGACGAGCGCCGCGCCACCCTGCGCGTGTTCGGGTCCGCGCCCGGCGCCTACGGGGCCGGGCTGCTGCCGCTCATCGACAGCCGCAACTGGCGCGACGACGCCGACCTCGCCGAGGTGTACGCGGTGTGGGGCGGCCACGCCTACGGCCGCGACCTCGACGGGGTGCCCGCCCGCGCCGACATGGAGAGCGCCTACCGGCGGATCGCCGTCGCCGCCAAGAACGTCGACACCCGCGAGCACGACATCGCCGACTCCGACGACTACTTCCAGTACCACGGCGGCATGATCGCCACCGTCCGCGCGCTGACCGGAAAGGCCCCCGAGGCCTACGTCGGCGACAGCACCCGCCCCGACGCCGTGCGCACCCGCACCCTCTCGGAGGAGACCGCGCGGATCTTCCGGGCCCGCGTCGTGAACCCGCAGTGGCTGGCCGCCATGCGCCGGCACGGCTACAAGGGCGCGTTCGAGCTGGCCGCGACCGTGGACTACCTGTTCGGCTACGACGCCACCACCGGCGTCATGGCCGACTGGATGTACGACCGGCTCACCGCCGCCTACGTCCTGGACGAGGAGAACCGCGCGTTCATGGCCGAGTCGAACCCGTGGGCGCTGCACGGCATCGCCGAGCGCCTGCTGGAGGCGGCCGAGCGGGGCATGTGGGAGCACCCCGACCCGACGGTCCTCCAGGGGCTCCAGGAGGTCTACCTCAAGACGGAGGGCGACCTGGAGGACGACACCAGCCGCTGA
- a CDS encoding CbtB domain-containing protein, which translates to MSTLSARHIPLSHLVPWLLAVPALLLLGYLVLMDNGAVSQTGGYLHELMHDGRHLLGVPCH; encoded by the coding sequence GTGAGCACGCTGTCGGCTCGCCACATCCCCCTCTCCCACCTCGTTCCCTGGCTGCTCGCGGTGCCCGCGCTGCTGCTCCTCGGCTACCTCGTCCTGATGGACAACGGCGCCGTGTCGCAGACCGGCGGCTACCTCCACGAGCTGATGCACGACGGGCGGCACCTGCTCGGCGTGCCCTGCCACTAG